CTTTAGCCGATCACGGACACGAGCTTGAAGATCGGCAGGTACATGCACACGAGCAGGAAGCCGACCGATCCGCCGAGGAACACCATCATGATGGGCTCCAGCAGTGTGGTGAGCGCCGACACCGACTGATCAACCTCGTCCTCGTAAAAGTCGGCGATCTTCGCGAGCATGACGTCGAGCGCGCCGGTCGATTCGCCGACCGTGATCATCTGGCACACCATCGGCGGGAACACGCCGGATTCCGCGAGCGGTTCGGCGATGGTCTTGCCTTCGGCGATGCGCGCCTTGGTCCTGAGAATGGCGCGTTCGATGGTGCGGTTTCCCGATGTCTTGGCGACGATCTCGAGGCCGTCGAGAATCGGCACGCCCGAGGTGATCATCGTGCCGAGCGTGCGCGTGAACTTGGCGACCGCCTGCTTGCGGATGAGCTCGCCGAACACGGGGATCTTGAGAGTCACGTCGTCCCAGATGGCTCCACCCTTGTCGGTCTTGATGGCCTGACGAAACGCAATGACGCCGCCGATGATTGCCGGGACCAAGATGAACCAGAAACTGCGGAGGAAGTTCGACACGTCCACGACGAGCTGCGTCGGCCCGGGGAGCTGGCCGCCGAAGTCCTCGAACATCTTCTTGAACACGGGGATGACGAAGATGAGCAGGACGAGCACGACGATGATCGTGATGCCCAAGACCGCGGCCGGATAGACCATCGCGCCCTTGACGCGTTTCTTGAGTTTCATCGCTTTTTCGATGTAGGCGCCCAGGCGGTTCATAATGGTGTCGAGAATACCGCCGACTTCGCCGGCCGCGACCAGCGCGACGAAGAGCTGATCGAAGACCTTGGGATGCTTGCCGAGCGCCTTGGCGAACGTCGAACCCGACTCGACGTCGTTCTTCACGGCGAGAAGCACCTCGGCGAAGGTCTTGTTGACCTGCTGCGACACGAGAATGTCGAGGCACTGCACCAGCGGGAGGCCGGCGTCGATCATCGTGGCGAACTGGCGGGTGAAGATGACGATTTCCTTCTCGGTCACCCGCTGCTTCATCAACTCGACCTGGAAGATACTCCCGCCCTTGCCCTTGGTCTTCACCTCGGTCGCGACGATCTGCTGCGAACGCAGCCGGGCAATGACGGCCTCCTCGTTGGGCGCATCCATTTCGCCCTTGGCGACGTTACCGGAACGGGTACGTCCTTCCCATTTATAGACCGGCATGACCGTCTCCTTTCGACCGCTACTTGCGGGCCGCCTTGGCTGCCGCGGACTCGATCATCTGAACCAGTTCCTCGGGCTCGGTGGAGTGTCCCAGCGCATCCTTGTACGTGATCAGGCCCCGCGTGTAGAGGCTGAACAGCGACTGATTCATCGTCTGCATGCCGTACTTGCTCTGGCCCATCTGCATCTGGGAGTAGATTTGGTGCACCTTGTCGTCGCGGATCAGCGCGCGGATCGCGGCGTTGGGGATCAGCACCTCGCTCGACATGACGCGGCCCACGCCCGAGGCCCTCGGGATGAGCCGCTGGGAGATGACGCCTTCGAGCACGAACGACAACTGGGCGCGCACCTGCGGCTGCTGATGCGGCGGGAACACGTCGATGATTCGGTTCACCGACTGCACCGCGTTGTTGGTGTGCAGCGTGGCGAACGTCAGATGTCCGGTCTCCGAGATGTTCAGCGCCGACTCGATCGTGTCCAGGTCGCGCATTTCGCCGATGAGCACGATGTCGGGGTCCTGGCGCAGGATGTGCTTGAGCGCGATCGTGAAGGTCTTGGTGTCGGAGTGGACCTCGCGCTGGTTGACGAGACATCCCTTGTGCGCGTGCAGGTACTCAATCGGATCCTCGACGGTGAGGATGTGCTGGTTCCGCGAGGTGTTGATCTTGTCGATGATCGACGTGAGCGTCGTCGACTTGCCGCAGCCCGTGGGCCCGGTGACCAGAATCAGGCCCGACGGCTTGTTCGTCAGGTCGCTGATGATGTTGGGAAGGCCGAGTTCCTGGAGACTGAAGGTCTTGAAGGGGATGACGCGAAACGCTCCGGCCACCGCGCCGCGCTGGCGGTACACGTTGGCGCGAAATCGCGACAGGCCCTTCACGCCGAACGACAGGTCGAGCTCGCTCTCTTCCTCGAAGTGGTGCCGCTGAAGGTCGGTCAGCACCGAATAGCACAGCCGTTTGGTGTCGCTCGCGGTGAGCGCCGGCATGTTCAGCGGCGTCAGACGCCCGTCGATGCGGAACTGCGGCGGCGAGCCCGTCGTGATGTGAAGGTCGCTCGCCCCTTTTTCGATCATGATCTTCAGCAACTGGTGAAGATCGACCGTTCGGACTTCCGCCGCGCCCGCGTGCGCCGATTCGTTTGCGCTCATCATCCGTCCGTTGATTTCCGTTCTTCGATCAATCGGTCGCGGTCACGCGAACGATTTCTTCCATCGTGGTCACGCCTTCAAGCAGCTTCGACAGGCCCGACTGGCGCATCGACTTCATCCCTAGACGAATCGACTCGCGCTTGAGCTCGGTCGTCGATGCGCCGTTGAGGATGAACTCCTTGATTTCCTCGAAGATCGGCATGACCTCGTAGAGGGCGATGCGGCCCTTGTAGCCGGTCTTCGAACACTTCATGCAGCCCGCGCCGTGGTAGACCACCGCGTTCGCCGCGTCGTTTTCCTTCATGCCGAGGTCCTTGAGCGCCTGCGGCGAGAACTCGATCTGCTCCTTGCAGCCTGTGCAGATCTTGCGCACGAGGCGCTGCGCGGCGATGAGCTGCAGCGACGCCGTGACGAGGAAGGGCTCGATGCCCATGTTCAGCAGACGGGTGACGGAGCTGGGCGCGTCGTTCGTGTGCAGCGTCGAAAGCACCATGTGGCCGGTGAGCGCGGCCTTGACCGCGATTTCCGCCGTTTCGAAGTCGCGGATTTCGCCGACCATGATGACGTCGGGGTCCTGACGCAGAAACGAGCGCAGCGCCGCGGCGAAGTTGAGGCCGATGGCCTCGTGCATCTGAACCTGATTGACGCCCTTGAGCGTGTACTCGACCGGGTCCTCGGCCGTGGAGATGTTCTCGGAGACCTTGTTGAGTTCGGTCAGCGCCGAGTACAGCGTGGTCGTCTTGCCCGAACCCGTCGGGCCCGTGACGAGCACCATGCCGAAGGGCTTGTGAATCGCGACCTTGAAGTGGTCAAGCGGCTTCTCCTCGAAGCCGAGTTTGGTCATGTCGAGCTGCAGCGACTCCTTGTCCAGCAGACGCAGAACGATTTTTTCGCCGAAGATCGTGGGCAGCGAGCTGACGCGGAAGTCCATCTCCTTGCCCTTGGCGGTCTTGAGGCGGATGCGTCCGTCCTGGGGCAGGCGGCGCTCGGCGATGTCGAGGTCGGCCATGATCTTCAGGCGGCTCGTGATGGCGTTCTGCAATTTGCGCGGGGGATCCATGACCTTGTGCAGCACGCCGTCGATGCGGTAGCGCACGCGGAAGCTTTTTTCGTAAGGCTCGACGTGGATGTCGGACGCGCCCTTCTTGATGGCGTCGGACAGAATCAGGTTGACGAGCTTGACGACGGGCGCGTCCTCGGCGGAGCGTTCGAGCTCGACCGGATTGACCTCTTCTTCCGTATCGAGCACCTCGAGGTCCTCGACGTCGAAGCCGTCGAGGACGTTGCCCATCTCCTCCTCGTGGGAGTCGTAGTAACGCTCGATGGCGTTCATGATCGAGTCTTCGGTGGCGACGACGGCTTCGATCGAATATCCGGTCAGGAACTTGATGTCGTCGATCGCGAGGATATTCGAGGGATCGACCATCGCGACGATCAGCGAGTTGTCGGCGCGGGAGATCGGGATGCACTTGTACTTCTCGGCGATCTCCTTCGGGACGAGCTTGATGACCTCGGGGTCGATCGTAAACTCGGACAGGTTGATCGACGGGACGCCGTACTGGCGCGAGAGGATGTCGGCCAGTTCCGATTCTTCCAGATACCCCAGGCGCGAGAGGTGGTAGCTGAGCCGACCTCCGGAGACCTTCTGTTCGGCAAGGGCGGTCTCGAGCTGGTCCGGGCTGATCAGGTCTTCTTGGACAAGCAGTTCACCCAATTTGTCCCGGCTCGGCGAATCGTTCGAAGCGGCCATAAACCCTACCTCCGATCCTTGGGGACCCACGGATCACGCGGACATTTGACGTGGCAGTTGCACAGTATGAAATGGGCCCCGTTGCTGTCAAGCCGAACGGAGCCCAAAGCGCGCCAATTCAGGGGATTTGCACAGAATTTTCACGGCGGTCGAAATCCGTCGATCGCCCGAAACCGCCGGGGCGGTCACTCCTCGATCAGACGGCGATAAAGTTCCATGTAGGCGGGCGAGAGCCAGTCTCGCGGGCCGATGAAACGTTCGACCACATTGCCGGCCTTGTCGATCAGGAAGGTCTCGGGGAATCCCGTCACGCCGTAGACGCGCGCGATGTCGTCCTTCGGATCGAGCAGCGTCGGCACGTCGAGCTGTCGCTCGCGGAAAAACGACGCCACATCCTCGCGACCGCCATCGTCCACGGAGACCGTCACCACGGCGAACTGGCCGGGGTCCATCTTGCGGTGCAGGCTCTGGATATCGGGCATCTCGCGGCGGCACGGTGCGCACCACGTCGCCCAGAAATTCAGGAAGACGACCTTGCCGCGATAAGAATCGAGCGCAACCTGGCGGCCTTCCATGTCGGTGAGGGTGAATCCGGCCGCCTGCGCGCGATTCCCGGAGATCGAACCCGGCCCGCCGCAGTCGCCGCCGAAAATGAGCCCGTACAGAACCGCCGCGAACACGACGAAAACGATGAACAGAATCCGATTGTTGTTCTGTTCGGATGTCTTGTTGTTCGACTCGGACATCGCTTCTCCCGGGGACTCGCACCGATTCGCGGCGCGACACCCGCCCGTGGGTCTTCACGAAAACGGGGAGGCTTGCGGCCTCCCCGTGAAATCTCGCCGCGACCGTTCGCCGCGTCAAGAGCGCTCACTCGGACTTGGGCTCTTCCGCCGCGTCCGCCGACTCGCCTTCGGGAACGTCGTTCGCGGTTTCATCGGCCGGCGCGACCTTTGTCTCGAGCGGGGCTTTGGCCGGCGCCGCGGACTTGGGTTCGGCTTTGGGTTCGGCCTTGGCCTTCGCCGTCTTTGCGGACTTCGGTTCCGCCGCTTCGGCGGCCTCGCCTTCGCCCTTGGCTCGACGCTTGCGGCGACGCTTCTCCTTGGGCGCGGCGGCTTCTTCGGTCTTCACCAGTTCGATGAACACCATTTCGGCGGCGTCGCCGCGACGGGGCCCGAGTTTGATGATCCGCGTATACCCGCCGGGGCGCGTTTCATACCGCGTCGCGAGTTCGCCGAGCACGCGCTCGATGGCCTTCTTGTCGCGCAGATACGAGAGCGCCTGACGATGCACGTGCAGCTTCTTGGCCGCAACGCCCGTGTCGCTCGCGCCGTCGCCGAAAGCCGCGTACCGCTTGCCGAGCGTGATCAGCTTTTCGGCGTAGCGGCGGAGCTCCTTGGCTTTCGCCTCGGTCGTCTGAATCCGCTCGTGCAGGAACAGGCTCGTCGCCATGTTGCGGAACATCGCGCGGCGATGCTCGCTGGAGCGGTTGAGTTGCCGGTAGTCTTTCAGATGTCGCATGTTCGCTTCCCTATCGTCGATCCGCCCGCCGTACGGCGGGCTTCATCATGCCCACGGGCGAGGCAACCAACCTCAGCCGTTGGCCTCGTCGTCATCGATATCCGCCGGAGGCCGCCAGTTTTTCAGCTTCATCCCGAGCGAAAGACCCATCTCGGCCAGAACCTCCTTGATCTCGTTGAGGCTCTTGCGTCCGAAATTCTTGGTCTTGAGCATCTCGGCTTCGGACTTTTGCACAAACTCGCCGATGTAGCGGATGCTCGCGTTCTTCAGGCAGTTCGCCGCGCGCACCGAAAGATCGAGCTCGTCCACCCGGCGATACAGGTTTTCGTTGTGCTCGACCTCCTCGTCCTCTTCTTCGTCGTCCTCGTCGTACTCCTGCTCTTCCTCGTCGAAGTTGATGAAGACGCTGAACTGTTCCTTGAGGATCTTGGCGGCGAGGCCGAGCGCGTCCTCGGGGCCGATCGATCCGTCGGTCCAGATCTCGATGATGAGGCGGTCGTAGTCGGTGCGCTGGCCGACGCGGGCGTTGGTCACCTGGTAATTGCACTTCACGATCGGCGAATACAGCGCATCGACCAGGATCGTGCCGATCGGGATCTCGTCGTCGGGCGATTTCTGCGACTCGGCGGGCACGTAACCGCGCCCGAGTTTCGCTGTCAATTCACAGTCGATCTTGCCTTCCTTGGCGAGCGTGGCGATGTGCAGGTCCTTGTTCAGGATCTCGACCGCCGGGGGACACACGATGTCGCCGGCCGTGATGATGCCGTCGCCGCTCTTCGCGAAGCGCAGCGTCTCGATCGAATCCGTGTGCATTTTCAGGCGAACCTGCTTGAGGTTCAGCACGATGTCGGTGATGTCTTCTTTCACACCGGGAATCGTCGAGAACTCGTGACTGACGCCTTCGAAGCGCGCGGACGTGATCGCGCCGCCCGGGAGGGTGGACAACAGCACGCGACGCAGGGAGTTCCCCAGCGTCTGACCGTACCCCCGTTCGAGGGGTTCGGCGAAGAAACGGCCGTAAGTCGCGCCTTGACGTTCCTTATCGGCGACGATTTTCTTCGGACGGATGAGTTCTCGCCAGACTTTGTGCATGGACGTGGGCCCCTAACGGCTTGGGTGTTACTTCGAGTACAACTCGACGATGAGCTGCGCGTTGATGGTCGCGTCCAGATCGGACGCGTTCGGCAGGCTCGACAACGTGCCCGTGAACGCGTCCTTGTTCAGTTCGAGCCAACCGGGTACGCCCCGACGCTCGATGGTCTGCAGGGCTTCCTGAATCCGGGCGTTGCCCCGGCTCTTTTCACGCAGCATCACCTTATGGCCCGGCTTCACGAGAAAGCTCGGGACATCGACCTTTCGTCCGTCGACAAGGAAGTGGCCGTGCGAGACGAGCTGACGCGCTTCGGAGCGGCTGCCGGCGAAACCCAGACGGTACACCACGTTGTCGAGGCGCCGTTCGAGCAGCACGAGCAGATTGTCGCCCGTGACGCCCTTCATCTGGTCGGCCTTCTCGAAGTACAGACGGAACTGCCGTTCGAGGACGCCGTAAATCCGCCGCGCCTTCTGCTTCTCGCGAAGCTGGATGCCGTAATCGGATTCCTTGCCGCGCCGTCGCTGGCCGTGCTGACCGGGGGCATACTTACGCCGCTCGATCGCGCACTTTTCGGTGAAGCAGCGGTCGGCCTTCAGAAAGAGCTTGGTGTCTTCGCGCCGGCAGAGACGGCACACGGAATCGGTATAACGAGCCACTGTCGAACTCCTCGATCAGACGCGCCGGCGCTTGGGCGGCCGGCAACCGTTGTGCATGATCGGCGTCACGTCCTTGATCACGTTGATTTTGAATCCCGCGGTCATGAGCGCACGCAGCGCCGCCTCGCGGCCCGAACCCGGACCCTTGACGAACACCGAGAGCTGCTTCACGCCGTGTTCCTGCGCCTTGCGCGCGCACTCTTCGGCCGCGACCTGTGCGGCATAGGGCGTCGATTTGCGGCTGCCCTTGAATCCCGACGAACCCGCGCTCGACCAGCAGATCGCGCCGCCGGACAGATCGGTGATCGTGACGATGGTGTTGTTGAACGTCGCCTGGATGTGAGCGATCCCGCTGGGGATGTTCTTCTTGACGACCTTCGCGCCCACGCGTTTGGCTTTGGCCATTTTCCTTGATCCTCGGTTATCGAAATCCGACGCGAGCGTCAGACTTTCCGTTTGCCCTTGACCGCCGCGCGCTTCGGACCCTTGCGGGTACGCGCGTTGGTGTGCGTCCGCTGGCCGCGAACCGGCAGGCCGCGACGGTGGCGCAGGCCGCGATAGGTGCCCAGATCCATGAACCGTTTGATGTTCATGGCGATGTCCTTGCGCAGATCGCCCTCGACCTTCACGTTCTCGTCGATGAAGCTGCGAATCTTCGCCACCTCGACGTCCGTGAGCTGTCCCGCGCGCACGTTCGCGTCCACGCCCACCGCGGAAAGGATCCGGCTCGAAATCGCCGGTCCGATGCCGTAGATGTACGTCAACGACACCACCACCCGTTTGTCGTTCGGGATATCCACACCGGCAATACGCGGCATGATCTTCCTCCGCCTTCCTCTTTAGCCTTGACGCTGCTTGTGCTTCTTGTTCTCGCAGATCACACGCACCACACCCTTACGGCGAATGATCTTGCACTTGTCGCACCGTCGTTTCACCGATGCCTGCACTTTCATGACGTGTCTCCGCGTGCCCGCCCGAATTTTCCCGACCGGGAGAAAAGAGCGAACCCGTTAATCCATCGCGGCCAAAAGGTCAAGCCCCGCCGCGAGTTATCCTTCGTTCTCTACGCTATCGACGCGCCGACAGCACCCTCGGGCCGTCCGGCGTGATCGCCACCGAATGCTCGATGTGGGCGGACAGTCTCCGATCCGCCGTCACCGCCGTCCATCCGTCGGCGAGCACTTCCACCTCGGGAGTCCCCTGGTTGATCATCGGCTCGATGGCGAACACCATTCCGGGCCGCAACCGCTCTCCCGACCCCGCCCGTCCGACGTTCGGAACCGGCGGGGGCTCGTGCATCTTTCTCCCGACACCGTGGCCGACGAACTCGGTCACGACGCCGTATCCTTTCGACTCGGCCAAGCTCTGTACCGCGTGGCCGATATCGCCCAGGCGGTTGCCGTTTCGCATGCACGCGATGGCGGCGTCGAGACAGGCCCGCGTCGTCGCGATGAGCGCCGCCGCATCCGCGTTCACGGGCCCGATCGGGATCGTGATCGCCGAGTCGCCCACCCATCCGTCGAGGACCGCCCCAAAATCGAGCGACAGAATATCGCCCGTTTTCAGCACGCAGTCGGCGCTGGGAATGCCGTGCACGATCACCTCGTTGGGACTCGCGCACACCGTCGCCGGAAACGGCTTCCCCCCCGCCGAGCTGGGGTAGTTCAAAAACGCGCTCTTCGCGCCGTGCTTTTCAAGGACCTTCCGGCCGATTTCGTCCATCTGGGCCGTCGTCGCACCGGGCTTCGCCGCCTCGGACATCAACGTCAGGGCTTCAGCGACCACCTGATTCACCCGGTACATCGCCTCGATCTCGGCCGGGCTCTTCAGTCGGATGCCGACGTTCACGCGTCACGC
The sequence above is a segment of the Deltaproteobacteria bacterium genome. Coding sequences within it:
- a CDS encoding type II secretion system F family protein; the protein is MPVYKWEGRTRSGNVAKGEMDAPNEEAVIARLRSQQIVATEVKTKGKGGSIFQVELMKQRVTEKEIVIFTRQFATMIDAGLPLVQCLDILVSQQVNKTFAEVLLAVKNDVESGSTFAKALGKHPKVFDQLFVALVAAGEVGGILDTIMNRLGAYIEKAMKLKKRVKGAMVYPAAVLGITIIVVLVLLIFVIPVFKKMFEDFGGQLPGPTQLVVDVSNFLRSFWFILVPAIIGGVIAFRQAIKTDKGGAIWDDVTLKIPVFGELIRKQAVAKFTRTLGTMITSGVPILDGLEIVAKTSGNRTIERAILRTKARIAEGKTIAEPLAESGVFPPMVCQMITVGESTGALDVMLAKIADFYEDEVDQSVSALTTLLEPIMMVFLGGSVGFLLVCMYLPIFKLVSVIG
- a CDS encoding TlpA family protein disulfide reductase, with the protein product MSESNNKTSEQNNNRILFIVFVVFAAVLYGLIFGGDCGGPGSISGNRAQAAGFTLTDMEGRQVALDSYRGKVVFLNFWATWCAPCRREMPDIQSLHRKMDPGQFAVVTVSVDDGGREDVASFFRERQLDVPTLLDPKDDIARVYGVTGFPETFLIDKAGNVVERFIGPRDWLSPAYMELYRRLIEE
- the pilB gene encoding type IV-A pilus assembly ATPase PilB encodes the protein MAASNDSPSRDKLGELLVQEDLISPDQLETALAEQKVSGGRLSYHLSRLGYLEESELADILSRQYGVPSINLSEFTIDPEVIKLVPKEIAEKYKCIPISRADNSLIVAMVDPSNILAIDDIKFLTGYSIEAVVATEDSIMNAIERYYDSHEEEMGNVLDGFDVEDLEVLDTEEEVNPVELERSAEDAPVVKLVNLILSDAIKKGASDIHVEPYEKSFRVRYRIDGVLHKVMDPPRKLQNAITSRLKIMADLDIAERRLPQDGRIRLKTAKGKEMDFRVSSLPTIFGEKIVLRLLDKESLQLDMTKLGFEEKPLDHFKVAIHKPFGMVLVTGPTGSGKTTTLYSALTELNKVSENISTAEDPVEYTLKGVNQVQMHEAIGLNFAAALRSFLRQDPDVIMVGEIRDFETAEIAVKAALTGHMVLSTLHTNDAPSSVTRLLNMGIEPFLVTASLQLIAAQRLVRKICTGCKEQIEFSPQALKDLGMKENDAANAVVYHGAGCMKCSKTGYKGRIALYEVMPIFEEIKEFILNGASTTELKRESIRLGMKSMRQSGLSKLLEGVTTMEEIVRVTATD
- a CDS encoding type IV pilus twitching motility protein PilT, whose product is MSANESAHAGAAEVRTVDLHQLLKIMIEKGASDLHITTGSPPQFRIDGRLTPLNMPALTASDTKRLCYSVLTDLQRHHFEEESELDLSFGVKGLSRFRANVYRQRGAVAGAFRVIPFKTFSLQELGLPNIISDLTNKPSGLILVTGPTGCGKSTTLTSIIDKINTSRNQHILTVEDPIEYLHAHKGCLVNQREVHSDTKTFTIALKHILRQDPDIVLIGEMRDLDTIESALNISETGHLTFATLHTNNAVQSVNRIIDVFPPHQQPQVRAQLSFVLEGVISQRLIPRASGVGRVMSSEVLIPNAAIRALIRDDKVHQIYSQMQMGQSKYGMQTMNQSLFSLYTRGLITYKDALGHSTEPEELVQMIESAAAKAARK
- the map gene encoding type I methionyl aminopeptidase, whose protein sequence is MNVGIRLKSPAEIEAMYRVNQVVAEALTLMSEAAKPGATTAQMDEIGRKVLEKHGAKSAFLNYPSSAGGKPFPATVCASPNEVIVHGIPSADCVLKTGDILSLDFGAVLDGWVGDSAITIPIGPVNADAAALIATTRACLDAAIACMRNGNRLGDIGHAVQSLAESKGYGVVTEFVGHGVGRKMHEPPPVPNVGRAGSGERLRPGMVFAIEPMINQGTPEVEVLADGWTAVTADRRLSAHIEHSVAITPDGPRVLSARR
- the rpsM gene encoding 30S ribosomal protein S13, translated to MPRIAGVDIPNDKRVVVSLTYIYGIGPAISSRILSAVGVDANVRAGQLTDVEVAKIRSFIDENVKVEGDLRKDIAMNIKRFMDLGTYRGLRHRRGLPVRGQRTHTNARTRKGPKRAAVKGKRKV
- the rpsD gene encoding 30S ribosomal protein S4, with the protein product MARYTDSVCRLCRREDTKLFLKADRCFTEKCAIERRKYAPGQHGQRRRGKESDYGIQLREKQKARRIYGVLERQFRLYFEKADQMKGVTGDNLLVLLERRLDNVVYRLGFAGSRSEARQLVSHGHFLVDGRKVDVPSFLVKPGHKVMLREKSRGNARIQEALQTIERRGVPGWLELNKDAFTGTLSSLPNASDLDATINAQLIVELYSK
- a CDS encoding DNA-directed RNA polymerase subunit alpha encodes the protein MHKVWRELIRPKKIVADKERQGATYGRFFAEPLERGYGQTLGNSLRRVLLSTLPGGAITSARFEGVSHEFSTIPGVKEDITDIVLNLKQVRLKMHTDSIETLRFAKSGDGIITAGDIVCPPAVEILNKDLHIATLAKEGKIDCELTAKLGRGYVPAESQKSPDDEIPIGTILVDALYSPIVKCNYQVTNARVGQRTDYDRLIIEIWTDGSIGPEDALGLAAKILKEQFSVFINFDEEEQEYDEDDEEEDEEVEHNENLYRRVDELDLSVRAANCLKNASIRYIGEFVQKSEAEMLKTKNFGRKSLNEIKEVLAEMGLSLGMKLKNWRPPADIDDDEANG
- the rpsK gene encoding 30S ribosomal protein S11 — encoded protein: MAKAKRVGAKVVKKNIPSGIAHIQATFNNTIVTITDLSGGAICWSSAGSSGFKGSRKSTPYAAQVAAEECARKAQEHGVKQLSVFVKGPGSGREAALRALMTAGFKINVIKDVTPIMHNGCRPPKRRRV
- the rpmJ gene encoding 50S ribosomal protein L36; the encoded protein is MKVQASVKRRCDKCKIIRRKGVVRVICENKKHKQRQG
- the rplQ gene encoding 50S ribosomal protein L17, producing the protein MRHLKDYRQLNRSSEHRRAMFRNMATSLFLHERIQTTEAKAKELRRYAEKLITLGKRYAAFGDGASDTGVAAKKLHVHRQALSYLRDKKAIERVLGELATRYETRPGGYTRIIKLGPRRGDAAEMVFIELVKTEEAAAPKEKRRRKRRAKGEGEAAEAAEPKSAKTAKAKAEPKAEPKSAAPAKAPLETKVAPADETANDVPEGESADAAEEPKSE